CATGAATCTTAGATCGAAACGACGTTGTATGAAATTCGCTCGtaagatacaaaatttcataacacaagacataaaaatcacaacacaagacacatacacatgttatatatttacttaattttcaaatataatttaagtacataatttgtgttcataggcacaaaatttcacaacacaagacaataataattcataacataagacacaattactaattactaattattattggTTATCCAAGTCATCAAAAtatgataccacttgttaggatcgatcaagcgcttaccattatgccaaaagttatagctagtagcgaagacgcaattttatttctttagaaatcgccatcacattttcgagacgcTGGATGCTGGATTTGGCCTTTTATcctttaccggcctccacccaacaatcctCTTGCCATcaggtgctagacttggcctttactgGCCTCCCACAACAATTATAATGGTAATTTTACTTTAATATCATTAAcctatttttatgtatttcaataaattttaaaattaaaaaaataaataaataaggtaaCAGTAAAACATAGAAGTAATTAACTAAGAGTCTGAGCTTGAGAAACATTGTATGCCTTTAGGGAGAGAAAATCAATGAATTAAAATGACAAGATTAGTAATAAGACAATGGAATGTGAGAATACCTAATAAATGAGAGAGTATCTCACTTTTCCTAACCCTAAATAGCTAAAAACATTATGGTGAGATTATGTTACATTCCCTAGAGAATTGAAATTACATCACCTAAACCAACACATGAGAATCTTATATTCCAACCagatataattttgattatctTATATTACggtataacttgaaccaaacacccctaaattactttattgttgaatacaaacaTTTGAAGATCTTCCATAAGTCTTGTTTTGTGCAATGCTACTTTTTTGTTGCTAATTTATATGTAGTGGGGTTAGGTATTTCAAACTTGAAAGCgatatatatgcaaattaaaattaaagaatgtgGTTGGGGAAAAATATAGTTTGTTcaacttctatttttttttttttttttagagtatgTTCAacttctattttaatttgtacattttaaattttgaaaaagaatatataaaaaaaattcaattgtaCGTAGcctaacaaattaaagaaatttggAAAGATAGGTTTATATGCACAACTAAATCCCATCAAACCCTTCACTCCCACTTCAAATCTCCTCCTATATATACATTTCAATTCCCTTTTATATGCTCAGCTCATATCTCACCTCAAAACCATTTAATCAATATTTGCTTCAATTCAAGAAAAGCTTTGATTATATAGCAAATTAAAAATGGCAACAGCGAATTGAAGACCTGTTTCCTCCTCTCCCTGATGATAACTTTGTGTTTAGCAAGCTGCATCTATCAACACCAGCTCCGCCGCACGCCGCCTCCTGCAAATTCCGGGCCTTCCACCGCTGCCGACAATAATTCCCTCTTTGCCTCAACCACAAATTCCATCCATTCCTAACATGCCAACCACCACACTGCCACCTTTACCAGCCATGCCATCTTTGAACTTGCCAAACACGCCTCTCCCAACCTTGCCTTCTTCTTCAGCCCCCAAGCTAACTCTTCCTCCCATGCCGGCCAATATTCCTCCCCAATTTTCCGGCGGCTATTCCCGCCCTTTCGCCGCCTCCATCAAACTGATTTCATCAATTCTAAGTTGACCATTTTTCATGATTATATTATGATCGAGTTATTTgagatattttaatattatatacttaCTACTGTTTGTAATGCTTTACTTTGTCTAGAAATCCTTGTACCtgtaatataatgttatttccAAGTGATTCTTGATTGTTTGAGTGTTTGtaatataagaaaattattttattttcgatCTCCTTTTGTCATTCAAGTCTTAAACatgcattttttgttttggtataCAAAAGTGAATACATCCAATAAATTCATCcgaattgaattaattaaaacaaataatatttggatTAAAGATTGAAACTTGGAAGTGTTTGAATCATTTGGCCGGAGTAACTTGAGAGTTAGAGTAGTGCATTATATTGTGGATTGATGAATTGTGAGCTTGCAATTTTTCAGTACAAAGAAGGGGTACTTATAGCAAGAGAATTTAAGAGCTTTGGCTAAATTTATGATCTATTATAATAGACTTTAATTTCTTGAGATGGATAATAACTATATACGAGTATATTATTGTCTGATCTCTTAATAAATCACCATTAAGAATTTGGACTCAAATAACCTCAAGACAACTAAATGACGGGTGGTGATAGATTCTTCCCATGGAGATTTTGGGAACTTGTTAAAAAACCGTTACAATTGCACATTTCAAAATTTGGTATGAgtattaaattatcaattttttaaaaagatttttatCACTAAAATGATCACAagtataaactttttttttttattttataaaaatttcttACCCAATAAAACGTTCTTtcaatcattatattaaaataatattttaaaaaattcatggGGACCAGGTAGTAAAGGATTTTAtcggaaaattgaaaaaattagatgaaatttgttaatttagagatctaattgcatatttatttttaagttcaatgttCCATAATTCGATGTCTTATTTGAACAGtattcctttattttttaacttttcaaatttagtattctttatttaatttttttttaatttagttaattttcttttatacaatttattattattattttaaataacttcACCATAGCATTTACAAAAGAGATTATACTCTCCCCAAAGGAGTAACCAAGTGAGTATAATATGATTATCTTACTTAAAGATCACGTTTTGCTAAcacccctttttttttgtttttttgcagGCTATTATATTAGATTAGAGGAGTGAAAGTTTTGCTGGTTgtgagaaaagaaaaggaagagcAAAATTTAGTGATTTGATGTAACTGTTTATCATGTACATGGTATACTAGGCAAGTGTTTTCTCTGCTATACATCCATACAACTATACAAGAATCCTATGTATATATCATGATGACAAGATGCCATGCAACATGCTCTGCATATATGGAGGTAATGTTCCATTTATGTCCACAAAGTTAGCCTCTGTTATTTTCCTACCCAACATCTTCAGCTGTAGAATCATCTTGTCCAGGATTTCTGGTGTTGCTAAATGTTTCCCATCCCACAGAACCTCAGTCAAAACTACAATGATTCTGGGAATGTAAGCATCATTAGGACCAGTAACCTTAGTCTCTGGCCTGAAGAAAATAATGAAACAAATCATTAGCATTAGCCAAAATTGATGAATCaacccaaacccaaacccaaacAGTACTACTCACTGGTCAATCTTGGAACAAAGCAGACTGTGGGCAGCTTTGGCTTCCTCCAAATTACATCTTAATGGCAATTGCATTAGCCAATGCCCTACATGCTGCATAGTGCATAAACAAACATTAGCACTGTACAACATGGATGGAAAATCAAGAATGGAAAAGAGTACCTTGTATATGCTAGCGTCTTCGGTAAGCAAGAAACATAGTTTCCCATAAGCAGAAACAGCAGCTTCTTTGGCCATGATGGTTTTTAGGGGCAATTTACCAGGCTGAAAAATTATATCTTCTAGACTAAGGAGTGCATCTGCAGAAACAGACTAAGGAGTTTATTATAGCTACCAGTTCCCAGTAGAAATGAACGAATCGAGGCTACCTTGGAGATGCGGCTTAAACACTTCTCCACCAAACTCCGCACAAATGCCAATTGCACACGCAGCAATCTGCCATAAGGAGAAACTTAACGACCCGTCATTTGTATGTGATAACTACAGAAGCGAGTAAGCACAAACCTCTTCCTGGGCTGGATTTGTAGCCTTGCGGCCCTTACAGGTTTTGAGCAGGAATGGAATGCACATGTCATAGTGTCTGAAAGTTTCTTCTCTGCAGTTCTCAGCAATGTCATGAAAAACACTCAACCCAATTCTTCCTTCTTTccttgcttttttatttttctgcaaaaatacacaaaagaAGCAACATTGCTCATATCCTCAGAGGAATAAAATTAAGTGAATATGCTATGCAGAGAAGTCACATACCCAAAGATGATTTACAAAGGGCAATAGTTCATCCAAGAAAGGCAAGAATGAGGCCTTGAGCCTTTCCGCCAGAGTTCCCAAGCAAATGTGAACCTGATGCAGAATATATATGAAAACCAACACAAATTTTATACTAATGTTCGATATTTCAATCAGCTTAATAGGAAGTAACACACTTACTTGTATGTAAATATTATCCTCATCCTGAACTTCCTCGTCCAGCAGTTCTGCCGTCCTCAAGTTTTGGCTACTGCTGAGTCTCAATTCTCTTACTACTTTCCTGTTTATGCATGCAAAGAGCAGTTTCGATATGCCTTTGACAAATAGTGTTGCCATATCTTTATGTATACAAGTGTGAGGAATCTGGGAATGAAAGAAAAGTGACATTAGTATGCATTTTAAGAACACAAAATAACGTTTAGAATGAAAGTAAAAGAAGAACCTGAATGCATTGATTCAATGCCTCCAATATTATCACCCGAAACTTTATGGTTGGTTCCTACAAGAACAGTGCAAGTGGTAACACTAACAGCAGATTTGGCATCTCTAAAGTGATTTCAGAAGCAAGGTGAGGTAGTTTACCTGTAAGGCTTCAATCAAAGCTGACATTATGGTTTCAGATATGGTAATAATCGGAGAATCAGAAACATCTGGAATAGGAAGCTGGCATTCCACAGCAACAGCAACTGATTGCAACAGTAATGGCATAGCTACAGAATGTAGAATGATTAATGTAAAGCTCACAATCCACGATAAGGAGACACCGAAAGAAAGGTTACCTGTTGCTGCAGCTATTCTAACTCGTTCATCGAGTTTAAAATTGACGAGTGGAAGAACAGCATCTACAACCTGCATTAATCATTAAATTCACAGATTACTTTGTTTCTCCGAGGCTCCATTCTATTGTTAAGGATCTTGACAAACCTCCTTAATCCACATGTGCAGTCCTTCGTTGATATGAGCAGCAAAGCAGCCTATTGTATTACAAGCCAAGAACTTCTCCTTCAAGATAATACTTCTTCGCTTATCATCACTATCAACATCATCTGTCAGGTAATCTGTCCGTTTAGCAGACTGAATCAGCTGAGGCACGGAATCACTCAGGTAAGGAAGAAAGTCCACCCCTAAACATCGGCAGACTCCACCCCACGCCTGCACAGATATAAAAATGTGTTCGTTTAGTATAGTCCAAAACCATAGAAAATATGAATGAAGTGTCACAACATACCTGTAGCAAATAACCCCTCACTGTTCCATCTTTTCCAGAGTAATTAGATTCTTGTAACAAGATGAGATCTTTAACAACCTTGCAAGACACAACAACATAAGGCATCATTAGAATTAATAACGAACCAAAAAGGATTAATTCAGCTTATTggaaaaaacaacaaaatcatAATCATACGCACATCTTCAACATCAGCATAGAACATACTTTTCCCCACTGCCACCGCAATCACAGCAATGCACTTCAGGGAGTTGGCTACAAGCAAGTAATTAGAAGCCGCTTTTGCAGTTACTACCGTACATTTTAGGTAGGGCATTACAATGCCATAGAATGGTCGAAACTCATCCTGCACGTTTACTCAAGGGACAGAGTCACTAGCAAAACTGATAGAAGGATCAGATTAAGTCCTGAAATAAATTGTGGGAGATACCATGGTTGATTCAGCTAATGAGCCTAAGGCTCCCAAAGCTGCGCCTTCCAACATTATCTCTCTTTGCTGGATTacagaaacaaaaataataaattaggaGTGCATAAGATCATTGCTTCTCCCAAAGCTGTTTTACCTaatcaaattacaaaattatgaTACCTGCAAGAGTATAAGCAGTTTGTTTACTATTTCTTTCATGTAAGGTTTTAAGATATCTGAACAACAATTCCGGGTGAAAAGCATCAATGCTGTTGCTCCGTGTGTCTAAATTTAAACAAGTATAAACCATTTAGTATCCTCAAAACAAAAATGGCCAACCTATCCTATCTGCATTTTGTAACAATTGCAGTTACCTGCAGTCTGGGGTGGGCGAGATCATCAATGGCTTGTAATAAGGCAGGAATGATCTGATGATGATATTGTTCTTGCAAATGGGGACATAAGTAGATTGAGAATTCGCCAATGGTATGGATAGCTGCCCAGCGCACGCGAGGGTGAAGATCAGTAACTAGTTCCAGTATCTTTTCCATCGAAACTTCCAGGTATTGTATTAACATCTGAAACAAACAAATCAAACCATTAGGCCAAGGGAATGAAAACTGTCATCTTCTAAGACAAAAATTGTCACTACTCTATTTAACTACCTTTGAGCAACCAGATGTAATTAGGCCAACGGCAGTAACTGCAGCATATCTCCTTTTCCAGTTATCATCTTTAATGTATTTTGCCAGCAAATCAGGAGGATTGCCCACAATTACTTCTCCCCTCAGTGCAATTGCCAGCCTTCTCCAAGCGTCCTCTGCATAACAGGCTAAACTTTTTTTCCCTACTTCTGTGTCATCATCATCTGCCAATTCCCAGTCGTCGCCATCATCAACACCCACCAGCAAAATGAGGAGCTGTGTGAGAATCTCTTCAATTAAGTCACCGGGCAGATTCTGAATCATCCCACAACCCTCTTTTTTATCCTCCGCCATTACCACCAAGAACTGTATGGCTAGTTGCCTGGTCTTGGGCTTCAAACGCTCTTCACTGATGATCTCAACCATGGATTGCACCCAGCACTTAACTTCAGCTACAAAGAACCCAGGTTTTCGTGTGGCTAACACAATTATTTCTTCAAGAATGTCGGATGTGAGGTAGTCGCTATAAACGGTGTCCATCAAAACGCTGATCATTTCCGGCAAAAGGTCGTAATAATTGGAGGATGTAGGCAAGTGCAAAATCATATTCACGGCCGCCCCGTGGGTTGCGGCTCTCACTCTTTCATCGTTGATCTGATTCATTAACCGCAGAAACGCCGCGCAGAAAATATCAACATAGGGGGCGAAAATCTCGGGGCATTTGGGGATCAGTTCCCGGAGCAAGATAACGGCGGCCAATTTTCTTGGCgcggaagaagaagataaagattctaataaaaaagacaGCAATTCGGGCCATTCATTCTTGGGGAGAAGAATAGCTCCGAGTCTTGAAACGCAGGCGCAGTGAATCTCGAGGGCGGGGCGGTTAGTTTCGTTGTGGAGGAGCTTGAGAAAGACGGCCTTGATTTCGGCTTGAGGAACCGGGGGGATGATGGGCCAGGTGGTGGCGAGAAAACCGGAGAGAAGGGTGGAGCAGCGGATTCTGGTTAGGGGGAGAGGGCTCGTGTCTAGGACTTTAGCGAACAAGCGACACACAGAGCCTGGAAACTGGTTCACGGCGTCTTTGAAGAAGGAGAGGGCGGGGTCGACGACGGCTTTGTCCTGGGAGAAGAGGTTATTGATGAGGTCGTAGCAAGGGGTTGGGTCATCTTCTTCAAAGAGATTTCTCGTCCTAGATGTAGACGCCATGAAAAAAGAAAGCTTAAGAACTCAAGATGAACTCCAAGAGAAGTTCTGCAGGCTCCAAAGTGTGATTTATGAGACGA
This portion of the Ipomoea triloba cultivar NCNSP0323 chromosome 5, ASM357664v1 genome encodes:
- the LOC116019443 gene encoding importin-5-like isoform X3, translating into MASTSRTRNLFEEDDPTPCYDLINNLFSQDKAVVDPALSFFKDAVNQFPGSVCRLFAKVLDTSPLPLTRIRCSTLLSGFLATTWPIIPPVPQAEIKAVFLKLLHNETNRPALEIHCACVSRLGAILLPKNEWPELLSFLLESLSSSSAPRKLAAVILLRELIPKCPEIFAPYVDIFCAAFLRLMNQINDERVRAATHGAAVNMILHLPTSSNYYDLLPEMISVLMDTVYSDYLTSDILEEIIVLATRKPGFFVAEVKCWVQSMVEIISEERLKPKTRQLAIQFLVVMAEDKKEGCGMIQNLPGDLIEEILTQLLILLVGVDDGDDWELADDDDTEVGKKSLACYAEDAWRRLAIALRGEVIVGNPPDLLAKYIKDDNWKRRYAAVTAVGLITSGCSKMLIQYLEVSMEKILELVTDLHPRVRWAAIHTIGEFSIYLCPHLQEQYHHQIIPALLQAIDDLAHPRLQTHGATALMLFTRNCCSDILKPYMKEIVNKLLILLQQREIMLEGAALGALGSLAESTMDEFRPFYGIVMPYLKCTVVTAKAASNYLLVANSLKCIAVIAVAVGKSMFYADVEDVVKDLILLQESNYSGKDGTVRGYLLQAWGGVCRCLGVDFLPYLSDSVPQLIQSAKRTDYLTDDVDSDDKRRSIILKEKFLACNTIGCFAAHINEGLHMWIKEVVDAVLPLVNFKLDERVRIAAATAMPLLLQSVAVAVECQLPIPDVSDSPIITISETIMSALIEALQEPTIKFRVIILEALNQCIQIPHTCIHKDMATLFVKGISKLLFACINRKVVRELRLSSSQNLRTAELLDEEVQDEDNIYIQVHICLGTLAERLKASFLPFLDELLPFVNHLWKNKKARKEGRIGLSVFHDIAENCREETFRHYDMCIPFLLKTCKGRKATNPAQEEIAACAIGICAEFGGEVFKPHLQDALLSLEDIIFQPGKLPLKTIMAKEAAVSAYGKLCFLLTEDASIYKHVGHWLMQLPLRCNLEEAKAAHSLLCSKIDQPETKVTGPNDAYIPRIIVVLTEVLWDGKHLATPEILDKMILQLKMLGRKITEANFVDINGTLPPYMQSMLHGILSS
- the LOC116019443 gene encoding importin-5-like isoform X1 encodes the protein MASTSRTRNLFEEDDPTPCYDLINNLFSQDKAVVDPALSFFKDAVNQFPGSVCRLFAKVLDTSPLPLTRIRCSTLLSGFLATTWPIIPPVPQAEIKAVFLKLLHNETNRPALEIHCACVSRLGAILLPKNEWPELLSFLLESLSSSSAPRKLAAVILLRELIPKCPEIFAPYVDIFCAAFLRLMNQINDERVRAATHGAAVNMILHLPTSSNYYDLLPEMISVLMDTVYSDYLTSDILEEIIVLATRKPGFFVAEVKCWVQSMVEIISEERLKPKTRQLAIQFLVVMAEDKKEGCGMIQNLPGDLIEEILTQLLILLVGVDDGDDWELADDDDTEVGKKSLACYAEDAWRRLAIALRGEVIVGNPPDLLAKYIKDDNWKRRYAAVTAVGLITSGCSKMLIQYLEVSMEKILELVTDLHPRVRWAAIHTIGEFSIYLCPHLQEQYHHQIIPALLQAIDDLAHPRLQTHGATALMLFTRNCCSDILKPYMKEIVNKLLILLQQREIMLEGAALGALGSLAESTMDEFRPFYGIVMPYLKCTVVTAKAASNYLLVANSLKCIAVIAVAVGKSMFYADVEDVVKDLILLQESNYSGKDGTVRGYLLQAWGGVCRCLGVDFLPYLSDSVPQLIQSAKRTDYLTDDVDSDDKRRSIILKEKFLACNTIGCFAAHINEGLHMWIKEVVDAVLPLVNFKLDERVRIAAATGNLSFGVSLSWIVSFTLIILHSVAMPLLLQSVAVAVECQLPIPDVSDSPIITISETIMSALIEALQEPTIKFRVIILEALNQCIQIPHTCIHKDMATLFVKGISKLLFACINRKVVRELRLSSSQNLRTAELLDEEVQDEDNIYIQVHICLGTLAERLKASFLPFLDELLPFVNHLWKNKKARKEGRIGLSVFHDIAENCREETFRHYDMCIPFLLKTCKGRKATNPAQEEIAACAIGICAEFGGEVFKPHLQDALLSLEDIIFQPGKLPLKTIMAKEAAVSAYGKLCFLLTEDASIYKHVGHWLMQLPLRCNLEEAKAAHSLLCSKIDQPETKVTGPNDAYIPRIIVVLTEVLWDGKHLATPEILDKMILQLKMLGRKITEANFVDINGTLPPYMQSMLHGILSS
- the LOC116019443 gene encoding importin-5-like isoform X2, with translation MSRTRNLFEEDDPTPCYDLINNLFSQDKAVVDPALSFFKDAVNQFPGSVCRLFAKVLDTSPLPLTRIRCSTLLSGFLATTWPIIPPVPQAEIKAVFLKLLHNETNRPALEIHCACVSRLGAILLPKNEWPELLSFLLESLSSSSAPRKLAAVILLRELIPKCPEIFAPYVDIFCAAFLRLMNQINDERVRAATHGAAVNMILHLPTSSNYYDLLPEMISVLMDTVYSDYLTSDILEEIIVLATRKPGFFVAEVKCWVQSMVEIISEERLKPKTRQLAIQFLVVMAEDKKEGCGMIQNLPGDLIEEILTQLLILLVGVDDGDDWELADDDDTEVGKKSLACYAEDAWRRLAIALRGEVIVGNPPDLLAKYIKDDNWKRRYAAVTAVGLITSGCSKMLIQYLEVSMEKILELVTDLHPRVRWAAIHTIGEFSIYLCPHLQEQYHHQIIPALLQAIDDLAHPRLQTHGATALMLFTRNCCSDILKPYMKEIVNKLLILLQQREIMLEGAALGALGSLAESTMDEFRPFYGIVMPYLKCTVVTAKAASNYLLVANSLKCIAVIAVAVGKSMFYADVEDVVKDLILLQESNYSGKDGTVRGYLLQAWGGVCRCLGVDFLPYLSDSVPQLIQSAKRTDYLTDDVDSDDKRRSIILKEKFLACNTIGCFAAHINEGLHMWIKEVVDAVLPLVNFKLDERVRIAAATGNLSFGVSLSWIVSFTLIILHSVAMPLLLQSVAVAVECQLPIPDVSDSPIITISETIMSALIEALQEPTIKFRVIILEALNQCIQIPHTCIHKDMATLFVKGISKLLFACINRKVVRELRLSSSQNLRTAELLDEEVQDEDNIYIQVHICLGTLAERLKASFLPFLDELLPFVNHLWKNKKARKEGRIGLSVFHDIAENCREETFRHYDMCIPFLLKTCKGRKATNPAQEEIAACAIGICAEFGGEVFKPHLQDALLSLEDIIFQPGKLPLKTIMAKEAAVSAYGKLCFLLTEDASIYKHVGHWLMQLPLRCNLEEAKAAHSLLCSKIDQPETKVTGPNDAYIPRIIVVLTEVLWDGKHLATPEILDKMILQLKMLGRKITEANFVDINGTLPPYMQSMLHGILSS
- the LOC116019443 gene encoding importin-5-like isoform X4, with the protein product MASTSRTRNLFEEDDPTPCYDLINNLFSQDKAVVDPALSFFKDAVNQFPGSVCRLFAKVLDTSPLPLTRIRCSTLLSGFLATTWPIIPPVPQAEIKAVFLKLLHNETNRPALEIHCACVSRLGAILLPKNEWPELLSFLLESLSSSSAPRKLAAVILLRELIPKCPEIFAPYVDIFCAAFLRLMNQINDERVRAATHGAAVNMILHLPTSSNYYDLLPEMISVLMDTVYSDYLTSDILEEIIVLATRKPGFFVAEVKCWVQSMVEIISEERLKPKTRQLAIQFLVVMAEDKKEGCGMIQNLPGDLIEEILTQLLILLVGVDDGDDWELADDDDTEVGKKSLACYAEDAWRRLAIALRGEVIVGNPPDLLAKYIKDDNWKRRYAAVTAVGLITSGCSKMLIQYLEVSMEKILELVTDLHPRVRWAAIHTIGEFSIYLCPHLQEQYHHQIIPALLQAIDDLAHPRLQTHGATALMLFTRNCCSDILKPYMKEIVNKLLILLQQREIMLEGAALGALGSLAESTMDEFRPFYGIVMPYLKCTVVTAKAASNYLLVANSLKCIAVIAVAVGKSMFYADVEDVVKDLILLQESNYSGKDGTVRGYLLQAWGGVCRCLGVDFLPYLSDSVPQLIQSAKRTDYLTDDVDSDDKRRSIILKEKFLACNTIGCFAAHINEGLHMWIKEVVDAVLPLVNFKLDERVRIAAATGNLSFGVSLSWIVSFTLIILHSVAMPLLLQSVAVAVECQLPIPDVSDSPIITISETIMSALIEALQEPTIKFRVIILEALNQCIQIPHTCIHKDMATLFVKGISKLLFACINRKVVRELRLSSSQNLRTAELLDEEVQDEDNIYIQVHICLGTLAERLKASFLPFLDELLPFVNHLWKNKKARKEGRIGLSVFHDIAENCREETFRHYDMCIPFLLKTCKGRKATNPAQEEIAACAIGICAEFGGEVFKPHLQVCFCRCTP